A single genomic interval of Oncorhynchus mykiss isolate Arlee chromosome 13, USDA_OmykA_1.1, whole genome shotgun sequence harbors:
- the LOC118938493 gene encoding zinc finger protein 2 homolog, with amino-acid sequence MQSPSYSPSNEDKDITVNQEVESGAVTVKEEEDTFRVKDEEDITVNQEVGSGAVTVKEEEDAFRVKDEEDITVKQEVESGAFAVKEEEDAFRVKEEVTVKGEEDAVYGVKEEGEEITFTSKKEEEEEEEPGYLGPVSQTHLKASNGSNDEFSRKMVLRNRSLINTGERRDYRGSSGEPQQPHDAEETEKRKITHCCSDCGKRFTSSGIKIHQRTHTGEKPYSCAQCGKRFTKSGDLTVHKRIHTGEKPYSCDQCGKRFATSGKLTSHQRTHTGEKPYSCDQCGKRFTSSGDLTVHKRLHTGEKPYSCDQCGKSFVQTCHLTLHQRTHTGEKPYSCDQCGKSFTSSGNLTVHKRIHTGEKPYSCDQCGKRFATSRSLTLHQRTHTGEKPFSCAQCGKSFTASSSLTSHQRTHTGEKPYSCAQCGKRFTKSGKLTLHQRTHTGEKPFSCDQCGKRFTSSGDLTVHKRIHTGEKPYSCDHCGKSFVQTCHLTLHQRTHTGEKPYSCDQCGKSFTSSGSLTLHQRTHTGEKPYSCDQCGKRFTSSGDLTVHKRIHTGEKPYSCDQCGKRFATSVKLTLHQRTHTGEKPYSCDQCGKRFTSSGDLTVHKIIHTGEKPYNCDQCGKRFTKSGKLTLHQRTHTEEKPFSCDQCGKSFTSSGSLTLHQRTHTGEKPFSCAQCGKSFTTSSQLTLHQRTHTGQNPYSCTQCGKSFTQSNSLVSHQRTHTGEKSHSCDQCDKRYSDKRSLIKHQK; translated from the exons atgcAGTCACCaagctactctccttctaatgAAGATAAGGATATCACAGTAAATCAAGAAGTAGAGAGTGGGGccgttactgtgaaagaagaggaggacacgttcagagtgaaagacgaGGAAGATATCACAGTAAATCAAGAAGTAGGGAGTGGGGccgttactgtgaaagaagaggaggacgcgttcagagtgaaagacgaGGAAgatatcacagtaaaacaagaagtagagaGTGGGGCCTTTgctgtgaaagaagaggaggacgcgttcagagtgaaagaggaggtcACAGTAAAAGGAGAGGAAGATGCAGTTTATGGCgtgaaagaggagggggaggagattaCTTTTACATcgaaaaaggaggaggaagaagaggaggaacctggatatctgggcccggtttcccaaacgcatcttaaggcatccaatggttctaacgatgaaTTTAGCCGTAAGATGGTTTTGAGAAACCGTTCCCTGATTAACACTG gagagagacgtgactatcgtggatcctctggggagcctcaacaacctcatgatgctgaggagacagagaaga ggaagataactcactgctgctctgactgtgggaagagattcacatcatcaggcattaaaattcatcagagaacacacacaggagagaaaccttacagctgtgctcaatgtgggaagagatttactaaatctggagatctgacagtgcacaagagaatacacacaggagagaaaccttatagctgtgatcaatgtgggaagagatttgctaCATCTGGCAAACTGacttcacaccagagaacacacacaggagagaaaccttatagctgtgatcaatgtgggaagagatttacttcatctggagatctgacagtgcacaagagattacacacaggagagaaaccttatagctgtgatcaatgtgggaagagttttgttcaaACTTGCCatctgactctacaccagagaacacacacaggagagaaaccttatagctgtgatcaatgcgggaagagttttacttcatctggca atctgacagtgcacaagagaatacacacgggagagaaaccttatagctgtgatcaatgtgggaagagatttgctaCATCTAGGAgcctgactctacaccagagaacacacacaggagagaaaccttttagctgtgctcaatgtgggaagagttttactgcATCTAGCTCTCTGacttcacaccagagaacacacacaggagagaaaccttatagctgtgctcaatgtgggaagagatttactAAATCTGGCAaactgactctacaccagagaacacacacaggagagaaaccttttagctgtgatcaatgtgggaagagatttactTCATCTGGAGACCTGACAGTGcataagagaatacacacaggagagaaaccttatagctgtgatcattgtgggaagagttttgttcaaACTTGCCatctgactctacaccagagaacacatacaggagagaaaccttatagctgtgatcaatgcgggaagagttttacttcatctggcagtctgactctacaccagagaacacacacaggagagaaaccttatagctgtgatcaatgtgggaagagatttacttcatctggagatctgacagtgcacaagagaatacacacgggagagaaaccttatagctgtgatcaatgtgggaagagatttgctacatctgtcaaactgactctacaccagagaacacacacaggagagaaaccttatagctgtgatcaatgtgggaagagatttacttcatctggagatctgacagtgcacaagataatacacacgggagagaaaccttataactgtgatcagtgtgggaagagatttACTAAATCTGGCAaactgactctacaccagagaacacacacagaagagaaaccttttagctgtgatcaatgcgggaagagttttacttcatctggcagtctgactctacaccagagaacacacacaggagagaaaccttttagctgtgctcaatgtgggaagagttttactacatctagccAGCTGACTttgcaccagagaacacacacaggacagaatccttatagctgtactcaatgtgggaagagttttactcagtcaaaCAGCCTGGTAtcacatcagagaacacacacaggagagaaatctcatagctgtgatcaatgtgacaagagatactctgataaaagatctctgattaaacatcagaaa
- the LOC118938129 gene encoding zinc finger protein 721-like: CCSDCGKRFTSSGIKIHQRTHTGEKPYSCDQCGKRFATSGKLTLHQRTHTGEKPYSCAQCGKRFTKSGDLTVHKRIHTGEKPYSCDQCGKRFATSGKLTSHQRTHTGEKPYSCDQCGKRFTSSGDLTVHKRLHTGEKPYSCDQCGKSFVQTCHLTLHQRTHTGEKPYSCDQCGKSFTSSGSLTLHQRTHTGEKPYSCDQCGKRFTSSGDLTVHKRIHTGEKPYSCDQCGKRFATSVKLTLHQRTHTGEKPYSCDQCGKRFTSSGDLTVHKRIHTGEKPYSCDQCGKRFATSVKLTLHQRTHTGEKPYSCDQCGKRFTSSGDLTVHKRIHTGEKPYSCDQCGKRFATSRSLTLHQRTHTGEKPFSCAQCGKSFTASSSLTSHQRTHTGEKPYSCAQCGKRFTKSGKLTLHQRTHTGEKPFSCDQCGKRFTSSGDLTVHKRIHTGEKPYSCDHCGKSFVQTCHLTLHQRTHTGEKPYSCDQCGKSFTSSGSLTLHQRTHTGEKPYSCDQCGKRFTSSGDLTVHKRIHTGEKPYSCDQCGKRFATSVKLTLHQRTHTGEKPYSCDQCGKRFTSSSQLTLHQRTHTGQNPYSCTQCGKSFTQSNSLVSHQRTHTGEK; the protein is encoded by the exons tgctgctctgactgtgggaagagattcacatcatcaggcattaaaattcatcagagaacacacacaggagagaaaccttacagctgtgatcaatgtgggaagagatttgctacatctggcaaactgactctacaccagagaacacacacaggagagaaaccttatagctgtgctcaatgtgggaagagatttactaaatctggagatctgacagtgcacaagagaatacacacaggagagaaaccttatagctgtgatcaatgtgggaagagatttgctaCATCTGGCAAACTGacttcacaccagagaacacacacaggagagaaaccttatagctgtgatcaatgtgggaagagatttacttcatctggagatctgacagtgcacaagagattacacacaggagagaaaccttatagctgtgatcaatgtgggaagagttttgttcaaACTTGCCatctgactctacaccagagaacacacacaggagagaaaccttatagctgtgatcaatgcgggaagagttttacttcatctggcagtctgactctacaccagagaacacacacaggagagaaaccttatagctgtgatcaatgtgggaagagatttacttcatctggagatctgacagtgcacaagagaatacacacgggagagaaaccttatagctgtgatcaatgtgggaagagatttgctacatctgtcaaactgactctacaccagagaacacacacaggagagaaaccttatagctgtgatcaatgtgggaagagatttacttcatctggagatctgacagtgcacaagagaatacacacgggagagaaaccttatagctgtgaccaatgtgggaagagatttgctacatctgtcaaactgactctacaccagagaacacacacaggagagaaaccttatagctgtgatcaatgtggaaagagatttacttcatctggagatctgacagtgcacaagagaatacatacgggagagaaaccttatagctgtgatcaatgtgggaagagatttgctaCATCTAGGAgcctgactctacaccagagaacacacacaggagagaaaccttttagctgtgctcaatgtgggaagagttttactgcATCTAGCTCTCTGacttcacaccagagaacacacacaggagagaaaccttatagctgtgctcaatgtgggaagagatttactAAATCTGGCAaactgactctacaccagagaacacacacaggagagaaaccttttagctgtgatcaatgtgggaagagatttactTCATCTGGAGACCTGACAGTGcataagagaatacacacaggagagaaaccttatagctgtgatcattgtgggaagagttttgttcaaACTTGCCatctgactctacaccagagaacacatacaggagagaaaccttatagctgtgatcaatgcgggaagagttttacttcatctggcagtctgactctacaccagagaacacacacaggagagaaaccttatagctgtgatcaatgtgggaagagatttacttcatctggagatctgacagtgcacaagagaatacacacgggagagaaaccttatagctgtgatcaatgtgggaagagatttgctacatctgtcaaactgactctacaccagagaacacacacaggagagaaaccttatagctgtgatcaatgtgggaagagatttacttc atctagccAGCTGACTttgcaccagagaacacacacaggacagaatccttatagctgtactcaatgtgggaagagttttactcagtcaaaCAGCCTGGTAtcacatcagagaacacacacaggagagaaa
- the LOC118938494 gene encoding RNA polymerase-associated protein LEO1-like — MQSPSYSPSNEDKDITVNQEVESGAVTVKEEEDTFRVKDEEDITVNQEVGSGAVTVKEEEDAFRVKDEEDITVKQEVESGAFAVKEEEDAFRVKEEVTVKGEEDAVYGVKEEGEEITFTSKKEEEEEEEPGYLGPVSQTHLKASNGSNDEFSRKMVLRNRSLINTGERRDYRGSSGEPQQPHDAEETEKNPQGR, encoded by the exons atgcAGTCACCaagctactctccttctaatgAAGATAAGGATATCACAGTAAATCAAGAAGTAGAGAGTGGGGccgttactgtgaaagaagaggaggacacgttcagagtgaaagacgaGGAAGATATCACAGTAAATCAAGAAGTAGGGAGTGGGGccgttactgtgaaagaagaggaggacgcgttcagagtgaaagacgaGGAAgatatcacagtaaaacaagaagtagagaGTGGGGCCTTTgctgtgaaagaagaggaggacgcgttcagagtgaaagaggaggtcACAGTAAAAGGAGAGGAAGATGCAGTTTATGGCgtgaaagaggagggggaggagattaCTTTTACATcgaaaaaggaggaggaagaagaggaggaacctggatatctgggcccggtttcccaaacgcatcttaaggcatccaatggttctaacgatgaaTTTAGCCGTAAGATGGTTTTGAGAAACCGTTCCCTGATTAACACTG gagagagacgtgactatcgtggatcctctggggagcctcaacaacctcatgatgctgaggagacagagaaga acccacagggaagataa
- the LOC118938115 gene encoding zinc finger protein 883-like has product MRSLSYSPSNEEKDITVKQEVKSGAFTVKEEEDAFRVKDEEDITVKQEVESEAVTLKEEEDTPAAKEEVDITVKQEVEGGAVTVKEEEKDTFRVNEEEDVVTLKVEEDVTVKEEEDVTVKEEEDVTVKEVGDVTVKEEEDVTVKEEEDVTVKEEEDVTVKEEEDVTIKEEGGVTVKGEEDSVFGVKEEEWEMTVTSKEEEEPGYLGPVSQTHLKASNGSNDEPALINTRERSDYLGSSGEPQQPHDADDAEKSLSRSKHPKKHQQRPTGKRTHCCSDCGKSFVSSGHLKAHQRIHTGEKPYSCTQCGKSFTMSSKLTRHYRTHTGEKPYSCDECGKSFVTSSSLIIHRRAHTGEKPFICTQCGKSFTMSSKLTRHYRTHTGEKPYSCDECGKSFVTSSSLIIHRRAHTGEKPFICTQCGKSFTQSTSLISHQRTHTGEKPYSCAQCGKSFTHSTGLISHQRTHTGEKPYSCTQCGKSFTHSTGLISHQRTHTGEKPYGCNECGKSFTTSGSLTEHQKTHTGEKPFICTQCGKSFSQSTSLISHQRIHTGEKPYSCAQCGKSYTTSSKRTKHQRTHTGEKPYSCAQCGKSYTTSSKRTKHQRTHTGEKPYSCAQCGKSYTTSSKRTKHQKKHTGEKSQL; this is encoded by the exons ATGCggtcactaagctactctccttctaatgAAGAGAAGgatatcacagtaaaacaagaagtaAAGAGTGGGGCctttactgtgaaagaagaggaggacgcgttcagagtgaaagacgaGGAAgatatcacagtaaaacaagaagtagagaGTGAGGCTGTTACtttgaaagaagaggaagacactCCTGCTGCTAAGGAAGAGGTGgatatcacagtaaaacaagaagtagagggtggggccgttactgtgaaagaagaagagaaagacacGTTCAGAGTGaacgaggaggaggatgttgtTACTTTAAAAGTGGAGGAGGATGTTACtgtaaaagaggaggaggatgttactgtaaaagaagaggaggatgttactgTAAAAGAAGTGGGGGATGTTActgtaaaagaagaggaggatgttactgtaaaagaagaggaggatgttactgtaaaagaagaggaggatgttactgtaaaagaagaggaggatgttactaTAAAAGAAGAGGGGGGTGTTACTGTAAAAGGAGAGGAGGATTCcgtttttggagtgaaagaggaggagtgggaaatGACTGTTACATCAAAAGAAGAGGAGGAACctggatatctgggcccggtttcccaaacgcatcttaaggcatccaatggttctaacgatgaaccggccctgattaacacta GAGAGAGAAGTGACTATcttggatcctctggggagcctcaacaacctcatgatgctgatgacgcagagaagagtctctccagatcaaaacaccccaagaaacaccagcagagacccacagggaagagaactcactgctgctctgactgtgggaagagttttgtttctTCAGGACATTTAAAagcacaccagagaatacacacaggagagaaaccttatagctgtactcaatgtgggaagagttttacgaTGTCTAGCAAGCTGACTCGACActatagaacacacacaggagagaaaccttatagctgtgatgaatgtggaaagagttttgtcACATCTAGCAGTCTGATTATACACCGGAGAgcccacacaggagagaaaccttttatctgtactcaatgtgggaagagttttacgaTGTCTAGCAAGCTGACTCGACActatagaacacacacaggagagaaaccttatagctgtgatgaatgtggaaagagttttgtcACATCAAGCAGTCTGATTATACACCGGAgagcacacacaggagagaaaccttttatctgtactcaatgtgggaagagttttactcagtcaacCAGCCTGATAtcacatcagagaacacacacaggagagaaaccttatagctgtgctcaatgtgggaagagttttactcattcAACCGgtctgatatcacaccagagaacacacacaggagagaaaccttatagctgtactcagtgtgggaagagttttactcattcAACCGGCCttatatcacaccagagaacacatacaggagagaagccatatGGCTGTAatgaatgtgggaagagttttactacatctggcagtctgactgaacaccagaaaacacacacaggagagaaaccttttatctgtactcaatgtgggaagagtttttctCAGTCAACCAGCCTGATATCAcatcagagaatacacacaggagagaaaccttatagctgtgctcaatgtgggaagagttataCTACGTCTAGCAAGCGGACtaaacaccagagaacacacacaggagagaaaccttatagctgtgctcaatgtgggaagagttataCTACGTCTAGCAAGCGGACtaaacaccagagaacacacacaggagagaaaccttatagctgtgctcaatgtgggaagagttataCTACGTCTAGCAAGCGGACTAAACACCAGAaaaaacacacaggagagaaatctcagctgtga